The proteins below are encoded in one region of Acidobacteriota bacterium:
- the mtgA gene encoding monofunctional biosynthetic peptidoglycan transglycosylase, translating to MRRRLLLGLLVLFAVTALWQAVTWPQVAKLASEDPDSTAFIERYRRSSDAEDRPLAWRPVPYGAISPHLKRAVLVAEDIEFFSHNGFATGEIRAALGQAWREKRPPRGASTLSQQLVKNLWLSPSRNPLRKLKEAALTVQLERHLGKRRILELYLNVAEMGPGLYGAEAASRHYFGTSASALSEHQAAQLAATLSRPSSWNPSRNSSGYTRRVALISRRMAKAKFLWRQI from the coding sequence TTGCGGCGACGCCTGCTCCTCGGTCTCCTGGTGCTCTTCGCCGTCACCGCTCTCTGGCAAGCGGTGACCTGGCCTCAAGTGGCGAAGCTCGCCAGCGAAGACCCCGACTCCACCGCCTTCATCGAGCGCTATCGGCGGTCATCCGACGCCGAGGATCGGCCCCTCGCCTGGCGGCCGGTGCCCTACGGCGCCATCTCGCCCCATCTCAAGCGCGCCGTCCTGGTGGCCGAAGACATCGAGTTCTTCAGCCACAACGGCTTCGCGACGGGCGAGATCCGCGCCGCCCTCGGTCAGGCTTGGCGCGAGAAGCGGCCGCCACGCGGTGCCTCGACCCTGAGCCAACAACTGGTCAAGAATCTCTGGCTGTCGCCGAGTCGCAATCCCCTCAGGAAGCTCAAGGAGGCCGCCTTGACGGTGCAGCTCGAGCGCCACCTCGGCAAGCGGAGAATCCTCGAGCTCTACCTCAACGTCGCCGAGATGGGGCCCGGCCTCTATGGCGCCGAAGCCGCCTCGCGGCACTACTTCGGGACCTCCGCCAGCGCCCTCTCGGAGCACCAGGCGGCGCAGCTCGCGGCCACCCTGTCGCGTCCCTCGAGCTGGAATCCGAGCCGCAACAGCTCCGGCTACACGCGTCGCGTCGCCCTCATTTCCCGACGAATGGCCAAGGCGAAGTTCCTGTGGCGCCAAATCTGA
- a CDS encoding rhodanese-like domain-containing protein, which translates to MTRKTGGLEVPAFDPDLHRAPTEVFRRFAAGAPPRVIELVSRTGEPAGTTLVSAQPVSTEELAAGDAPLIPWQSDELLLIDESGEDAEAWARRLRARGFQQVYALYGGLGLYRFALDPAVVGEERYLRPRRPDRPGAANRD; encoded by the coding sequence ATGACGAGAAAGACCGGCGGTCTCGAAGTCCCTGCCTTCGACCCCGACCTCCACCGGGCGCCGACGGAAGTCTTTCGACGCTTCGCCGCCGGCGCACCTCCTCGGGTGATCGAGCTGGTCTCCCGGACTGGCGAACCGGCCGGCACGACCCTGGTGTCAGCCCAGCCGGTGAGCACGGAGGAACTTGCCGCCGGAGATGCGCCGTTGATTCCTTGGCAATCCGATGAGCTTCTGCTGATCGACGAGTCCGGCGAGGACGCCGAGGCCTGGGCACGGCGCCTGCGGGCGCGCGGCTTCCAGCAGGTGTACGCCCTCTACGGCGGTCTCGGCCTCTACCGCTTCGCCCTCGATCCCGCGGTGGTGGGAGAAGAACGCTACCTCCGCCCGCGTCGGCCTGACCGCCCGGGGGCTGCTAACCGCGACTGA
- a CDS encoding 2-oxoacid:ferredoxin oxidoreductase subunit beta, with translation MSTEAVAAPKLKLKDFQSDQEVRWCPGCGDYAILRAVQSVFPQLGIAKENFVVVSGIGCSSRFPYYMNTFGFHTIHGRAPAVASGLKMSRPELEVWVATGDGDAMSIGGNHLIHALRRNVGLKILMFNNRIYGLTKGQYSPTSEAGKRTASTPVGSVDNPFNPLALTLGAGATFVARSVDIFMPHLKSVLQRAHEHQGSAFIEIYQNCNIFNDKAFVYLTDKGSREEQGLYLEHGEPLVFGAEKDRGIRLVGTRPEVISLGDGLSADDCLVWDETDPTLAYVASQMLPPDFPTPLGVLRAVDRPSYEVGVNDQIAEEVAKKGPGDLGAAIRGGDLWTVNEDQSISRG, from the coding sequence ATGTCCACTGAGGCGGTCGCGGCGCCCAAGCTCAAGCTCAAGGATTTCCAGAGCGATCAGGAGGTCCGCTGGTGTCCGGGCTGTGGCGACTACGCCATCCTGCGCGCCGTCCAGTCGGTTTTCCCGCAGCTCGGCATCGCCAAGGAGAACTTCGTCGTGGTGTCGGGAATCGGCTGCTCGAGTCGCTTTCCGTACTACATGAACACCTTCGGCTTCCACACCATTCACGGTCGTGCGCCGGCGGTGGCTTCGGGCCTCAAGATGAGCCGGCCGGAGCTCGAGGTGTGGGTGGCGACCGGCGACGGTGACGCCATGTCGATCGGCGGCAATCACCTGATTCACGCCCTCCGGCGCAATGTCGGCCTGAAGATCCTGATGTTCAACAACCGCATCTACGGTCTCACCAAGGGGCAGTATTCGCCCACCAGCGAGGCCGGCAAGCGCACTGCCTCGACGCCGGTGGGCTCGGTCGACAATCCCTTCAACCCGCTCGCCCTCACCCTCGGGGCGGGGGCCACCTTCGTGGCGCGCAGCGTCGACATCTTCATGCCGCACCTGAAGAGCGTGCTCCAGCGGGCTCACGAGCACCAGGGGTCGGCCTTCATCGAGATCTATCAGAACTGCAACATTTTCAACGACAAGGCCTTCGTCTACTTGACCGACAAGGGGTCCCGGGAAGAGCAGGGTCTCTACCTCGAGCATGGCGAGCCGTTGGTCTTCGGCGCCGAGAAGGATCGTGGCATCCGTCTGGTGGGCACTCGTCCCGAAGTCATCTCCCTGGGCGACGGCCTGTCCGCCGACGATTGCCTGGTCTGGGATGAAACCGACCCCACCTTGGCCTATGTCGCTTCCCAGATGCTGCCACCGGATTTCCCGACCCCCCTCGGCGTGCTGCGGGCGGTCGATCGGCCGAGCTATGAAGTCGGGGTCAATGACCAGATCGCCGAAGAGGTGGCCAAGAAAGGCCCCGGGGATCTCGGTGCCGCTATTCGCGGTGGCGACCTCTGGACGGTGAACGAGGACCAGTCGATCAGTCGCGGTTAG
- a CDS encoding 2-oxoacid:acceptor oxidoreductase subunit alpha produces MTITQAPPEKLSEAIERERFHDVVIRFSGDSGDGMQLTGTQFTNTSALLGNDLSTLPDFPAEIRAPAGTLPGVSAFQVRIADHDIHTPGDAPDVLVAMNPAALKKDLGDLKENGVVIVNSDEFSPRNLKKAGYESNPLEDGSLADYRLHEAALTTLTRRTLEETELDTKSKDRCKNVFALGMVYWLFSRPLDSTLEWFQHKFGKKPEIAAANAKVLKAGFNYAETTEIFQTRYEVAPATLEPGTYRNILGNSALALGMVAASQRSGLPLFLGAYPITPASGLLHELARFKEFGVTTFQAEDEIAAICAAIGSAFGGSLAITASSGPGIALKGEAMGLAVMVELPLVVVNIQRGGPSTGLPTKTEQSDLLQALFGRNGESPMPVIAAASPKDCFDAALEACQFALRVMGPVMLLSDGYIGNGSEPWRVPEVEDLPDLTVEMHRDPETYVPYQRDAATLARPWAVPGTAGLEHRIGGLEKEAETGNVSYDPENHARMTELRAEKVERLVEIIPDVEVHGDPEGGELLVLGWGSTAGAITGAVQQARAEGLPVSRAHLRHIHPFPGNLGDVLGRFRRVLLPEMNSGQLALLLRARYLKDIKTLSKVQGKPFYRYEILDSIRKTLEEDHVH; encoded by the coding sequence ATGACGATCACCCAAGCGCCCCCCGAGAAGCTCTCCGAGGCGATCGAACGGGAGCGGTTTCACGATGTCGTGATCCGCTTTTCGGGCGATTCCGGAGACGGGATGCAGCTCACGGGAACGCAGTTCACCAACACCTCCGCCTTGCTCGGCAACGATCTGTCGACGCTGCCCGACTTCCCGGCGGAGATTCGAGCCCCGGCCGGCACGCTGCCGGGCGTCTCGGCGTTTCAGGTGCGCATTGCGGATCACGACATCCACACCCCCGGCGATGCCCCGGATGTGCTGGTGGCGATGAATCCGGCGGCCCTCAAGAAAGATCTGGGAGACCTCAAAGAAAACGGGGTGGTGATCGTCAACTCGGACGAGTTCAGCCCTCGCAATCTGAAGAAGGCGGGCTACGAGTCGAACCCCCTCGAGGACGGCAGTCTGGCCGACTATCGCCTCCACGAGGCGGCTCTCACCACCCTGACCCGCCGCACCCTCGAGGAAACGGAGCTCGACACCAAGAGCAAGGATCGCTGCAAGAACGTCTTTGCCCTCGGCATGGTGTACTGGCTGTTCAGCCGTCCCCTCGACAGCACCCTCGAGTGGTTTCAGCACAAGTTCGGCAAGAAGCCGGAGATTGCCGCGGCCAACGCCAAAGTGCTCAAGGCGGGCTTCAATTACGCCGAGACGACGGAGATCTTTCAGACCCGCTACGAGGTGGCGCCGGCGACCCTCGAGCCCGGCACCTACCGCAACATTCTGGGCAACTCGGCTCTCGCCCTCGGCATGGTGGCGGCCTCGCAGCGCAGCGGACTACCCCTCTTCCTCGGCGCCTATCCGATCACCCCGGCGAGCGGTCTGCTGCACGAGCTGGCGCGCTTCAAGGAGTTCGGCGTCACCACCTTCCAGGCGGAGGACGAGATCGCCGCCATTTGCGCCGCCATCGGCTCCGCCTTCGGCGGCTCGCTGGCGATCACCGCGTCGAGCGGCCCCGGCATCGCCCTCAAGGGGGAGGCGATGGGACTGGCGGTGATGGTCGAGCTGCCGCTGGTGGTGGTCAACATCCAGCGCGGTGGTCCCTCCACCGGCCTACCCACCAAGACCGAGCAGTCGGACCTCCTGCAGGCCCTCTTCGGCCGCAACGGTGAATCACCGATGCCGGTGATCGCCGCCGCCTCGCCCAAAGACTGCTTCGATGCCGCCCTCGAGGCCTGTCAGTTCGCGCTGCGCGTGATGGGGCCGGTGATGCTGCTGTCGGACGGCTACATCGGCAATGGTTCGGAGCCCTGGCGAGTGCCGGAGGTGGAGGATCTGCCGGACCTGACGGTCGAGATGCACCGCGACCCGGAGACCTATGTTCCCTACCAGCGCGATGCCGCGACCCTGGCGCGTCCTTGGGCGGTGCCCGGGACCGCCGGTCTCGAGCATCGCATCGGCGGCCTCGAAAAAGAGGCCGAAACGGGAAACGTCTCGTACGATCCAGAAAACCATGCTCGGATGACCGAGCTGCGAGCGGAGAAGGTGGAGCGTTTGGTGGAGATCATTCCGGACGTCGAGGTGCACGGAGATCCCGAAGGCGGCGAGCTGCTGGTCTTGGGATGGGGGAGTACCGCCGGTGCGATCACCGGTGCGGTGCAACAGGCGCGAGCCGAGGGTCTGCCGGTCAGCCGGGCTCATCTGCGCCACATCCATCCCTTTCCGGGCAATCTCGGCGATGTCCTGGGGCGCTTCCGGCGGGTGCTGCTGCCGGAGATGAACTCCGGGCAGCTCGCCCTGCTGTTGCGGGCGCGCTACCTCAAGGACATCAAGACCCTCAGCAAGGTGCAGGGAAAACCCTTCTACCGCTACGAGATTCTCGACAGCATCCGGAAGACCTTGGAGGAAGACCATGTCCACTGA
- a CDS encoding SpoIIE family protein phosphatase yields the protein MGSLSFLRQGGLRWLVVACVVTVVVAFLGIPILSAALQLVLLAGLVLLLIWAGWRLYHRALWTVGRRLAFSYFLTGLVPIPLLVLLLGAVGYLLSGFLLGHLYHDAVLGAEQQLRGAAAHRLAEARQGREPSQADAGNLTYTFYLDGRRFAGDERLPERWPAWADDETAEERFISLEGQPTLAAAVRSGRSGVIATWQRDLEAELSQRADVWVVLHPPIDEEDEDRGLQLTIGTTSFSFQRPQQESLEEARQFFRRRSPRGTDSTNPSLWDRPLLLWAEKVGPLYDAASGDELAPSFAVTLRGTPRTVHSKLFSTTAELDASLWMALFVFAFLLFDVYVVAAIVAAFMIFTLSQAVGRLSRATGAVRQGDFSVRIPVKRNDQVGELQRSFNAMTEHLEELVTTATEKELLEKELEIARQLQQSLLPRDLPEAESIEFSTLFAPSAAIGGDYFDVLSLGEGRLAVVVADVSGHGLPTGLRMAMIKAALTILASEGKAPTEIFERLDALVREDRRVFVTATIAVIDLEQRQVEITNAGHPPTYRIRGFEVDEIALPGSPLGGLGRKYGFQRLTLRPGDVLVWLSDGLIEAVDGDGRPFGYGAVARALRESPPHSATLVRDRLLAAVEEHTGGRPVGDDRTVVVMRFREGVPAPASSEDEPQPSEDKPKKR from the coding sequence GTGGGGTCTCTCTCCTTTCTCCGCCAGGGCGGACTGCGCTGGCTGGTGGTGGCCTGCGTCGTGACGGTGGTGGTCGCCTTCCTCGGCATCCCGATCCTGAGCGCCGCCCTCCAGCTCGTTCTGCTGGCGGGCCTGGTTCTGCTGTTGATCTGGGCCGGCTGGCGGCTCTATCACCGCGCCCTGTGGACCGTCGGACGACGCCTCGCCTTCTCCTACTTCCTCACCGGCCTGGTGCCGATTCCGCTACTGGTTCTGCTTCTCGGAGCGGTGGGCTACCTGCTGAGCGGCTTCCTCCTCGGCCACCTCTACCACGATGCGGTCCTGGGGGCGGAGCAACAGCTGCGCGGCGCCGCCGCCCATCGCCTGGCGGAGGCCCGCCAGGGTCGCGAGCCGAGCCAGGCCGATGCCGGCAATTTGACCTACACCTTCTACCTCGATGGCCGGCGCTTCGCCGGCGACGAGCGGCTGCCGGAACGCTGGCCGGCGTGGGCCGATGACGAGACGGCGGAAGAGCGCTTCATCTCCCTGGAAGGTCAACCGACGCTGGCGGCGGCGGTGCGCTCGGGTCGCTCCGGCGTCATCGCCACCTGGCAGCGCGACCTCGAAGCGGAGCTCAGCCAGCGCGCCGACGTCTGGGTCGTGCTCCATCCCCCGATCGACGAAGAGGACGAGGATCGCGGCCTTCAGCTCACCATCGGCACGACCTCTTTCTCGTTCCAGCGGCCGCAGCAGGAGAGCCTCGAAGAAGCCCGCCAGTTCTTCCGCCGCCGCTCGCCCCGCGGCACCGACTCCACCAACCCGTCGCTGTGGGATCGTCCGCTGCTGCTGTGGGCCGAAAAGGTCGGCCCGCTCTACGACGCCGCCAGCGGCGACGAGCTCGCCCCCTCCTTCGCGGTCACTTTGCGGGGAACGCCACGCACCGTTCACAGCAAGCTCTTCTCCACCACCGCCGAGCTCGACGCCAGCCTGTGGATGGCGCTCTTCGTCTTCGCCTTTCTGCTCTTCGACGTCTACGTCGTCGCCGCCATCGTCGCCGCCTTCATGATCTTCACCCTCAGCCAGGCCGTCGGTCGCCTCAGCCGCGCCACCGGAGCGGTGCGCCAGGGCGACTTCTCGGTGCGCATACCGGTCAAACGCAACGACCAGGTGGGCGAGCTCCAGCGCTCCTTCAACGCCATGACCGAGCATCTCGAAGAGCTGGTCACCACCGCCACCGAAAAGGAGCTCCTCGAGAAGGAGCTCGAGATCGCCCGTCAACTCCAGCAGAGCTTGCTGCCTCGCGATCTGCCGGAAGCCGAGAGCATCGAGTTCTCCACCCTCTTCGCCCCCAGCGCCGCCATCGGAGGCGACTACTTCGACGTCCTGTCCCTCGGCGAAGGGCGCCTGGCGGTGGTGGTGGCGGATGTCTCCGGTCACGGCCTTCCGACCGGCTTGAGGATGGCGATGATCAAGGCCGCCCTCACCATCCTGGCGTCCGAGGGCAAAGCGCCGACGGAGATCTTCGAGCGCCTCGACGCCCTGGTGCGGGAGGATCGCCGGGTCTTCGTCACCGCCACCATCGCGGTCATCGACCTCGAGCAGCGCCAGGTAGAGATCACCAATGCCGGCCACCCGCCGACCTACCGCATCCGCGGCTTCGAAGTCGACGAGATCGCGCTGCCCGGCTCTCCCCTCGGGGGGCTCGGCCGCAAGTACGGCTTCCAGCGCCTGACCCTGCGGCCGGGGGACGTGTTGGTCTGGCTTTCGGACGGCCTGATCGAAGCCGTCGATGGCGATGGCCGACCCTTCGGCTACGGCGCCGTCGCCCGCGCCCTGCGGGAGAGTCCACCACACTCCGCCACCCTGGTGCGGGATCGCCTGCTGGCAGCGGTCGAAGAGCACACCGGCGGTCGCCCGGTGGGCGACGACCGCACCGTGGTGGTGATGCGCTTTCGCGAGGGCGTCCCGGCCCCGGCGAGCTCGGAGGACGAGCCTCAGCCCTCCGAAGACAAGCCCAAGAAGCGGTAA